A single window of Nocardia sp. NBC_01327 DNA harbors:
- a CDS encoding nitroreductase/quinone reductase family protein → MPTRNIRLRLITPVQRYIANPVGRRVARYLNSQAVLETTGRKSGQPRTTPIGGRQVGLSYWIVSEFGRKSQYVRNIEANPHVRLQIRGVWHTGVAVLLDEDDSRRRLRELPWLNSALVRLAGSDLLTIRVDLD, encoded by the coding sequence CTGCCGACCCGCAATATCCGACTCCGCCTGATCACGCCGGTGCAGCGCTATATCGCGAATCCCGTCGGCAGACGGGTGGCCCGGTATCTGAACAGCCAGGCGGTGCTGGAGACGACGGGACGCAAGAGTGGTCAGCCGCGCACGACGCCGATCGGCGGCAGGCAGGTCGGATTGTCGTACTGGATCGTCTCGGAGTTCGGTCGCAAATCCCAGTACGTGCGCAATATCGAGGCGAATCCACACGTGCGCTTGCAGATTCGGGGCGTCTGGCACACCGGTGTCGCGGTGCTGCTCGATGAGGACGACTCGCGCCGGCGCCTGCGGGAGCTGCCGTGGTTGAACAGCGCCCTGGTCCGGCTGGCCGGATCGGACCTGTTAACTATTCGTGTCGATCTGGATTGA